From the Malus domestica chromosome 17, GDT2T_hap1 genome, one window contains:
- the LOC103417084 gene encoding agamous-like MADS-box protein FUL-L isoform X2 codes for MGRGKVQLKRIENTISRQVTFSKRRTGLLKKAHEISVLCDADVALIVFSTKGKLFEYSTDSSMERILDRYEQYTVAERQLNGTNSESQENWCVEYPKLAARIEVIQRKLRNFTGEDLGPLSLRELQNLEQQLDTALKRIRTRKNQLMHESISEMHKKQKALRELNNSLAKQVKENGKMLEEEHDQVQVVGRQQQTNQGRHNSSTLMLMPPPQPPSTPSLPTSRSTSGGFQARGATDGDYEGRPRPPAAKNTHMPLWMLSPFG; via the exons atgggAAGAGGTAAGGTTCAGCTGAAACGAATCGAGAACACGATAAGCAGGCAAGTGACATTCTCAAAGAGGAGGACCGGATTGCTCAAAAAAGCTCATGAGATCTCTGTTCTGTGTGATGCTGATGTGGCACTTATTGTCTTCTCCACCAAAGGGAAGCTCTTTGAGTATTCTACTGATTCCAG CATGGAGAGGATTCTGGATCGATACGAACAATATACCGTTGCAGAACGGCAACTAAACGGAACTAATTCTGAATCACAG GAAAACTGGTGTGTGGAATACCCCAAACTTGCGGCAAGGATTGAAGTCATACAAAGGAAGCTGAG GAATTTTACGGGAGAAGATTTAGGACCCTTAAGCTTGAGAGAGCTTCAAAATTTGGAGCAACAGCTTGATACAGCTCTTAAGCGCATAAGAACAAGAAAG AACCAACTCATGCATGAATCCATTTCAGAGATGCACAAGAAG CAAAAGGCACTACGGGAACTAAACAACTCGCTAGCAAAGCAg GTCAAGGAGAATGGAAAGATGCTTGAGGAAGAGCATGATCAGGTGCAGGTAGTAGGGCGGCAGCAGCAAACTAACCAAGGCCGCCACAACTCATCCACCCTCATGCTAATGCCGCCACCCCAACCCCCATCGACACCATCACTACCTACTTCTCGAAGCaccag TGGGGGATTCCAGGCAAGAGGAGCAACGGACGGTGATTACGAGGGAAGACCTCGGCCACCTGCTGCTAAAAACACACACATGCCACTGTGGATGCTTTCGCCATTTGGATGA
- the LOC103417084 gene encoding agamous-like MADS-box protein FUL-L isoform X1, with amino-acid sequence MGRGKVQLKRIENTISRQVTFSKRRTGLLKKAHEISVLCDADVALIVFSTKGKLFEYSTDSSMERILDRYEQYTVAERQLNGTNSESQENWCVEYPKLAARIEVIQRKLRNFTGEDLGPLSLRELQNLEQQLDTALKRIRTRKNQLMHESISEMHKKQKALRELNNSLAKQVKENGKMLEEEHDQVQVVGRQQQTNQGRHNSSTLMLMPPPQPPSTPSLPTSRSTRKPCSGGFQARGATDGDYEGRPRPPAAKNTHMPLWMLSPFG; translated from the exons atgggAAGAGGTAAGGTTCAGCTGAAACGAATCGAGAACACGATAAGCAGGCAAGTGACATTCTCAAAGAGGAGGACCGGATTGCTCAAAAAAGCTCATGAGATCTCTGTTCTGTGTGATGCTGATGTGGCACTTATTGTCTTCTCCACCAAAGGGAAGCTCTTTGAGTATTCTACTGATTCCAG CATGGAGAGGATTCTGGATCGATACGAACAATATACCGTTGCAGAACGGCAACTAAACGGAACTAATTCTGAATCACAG GAAAACTGGTGTGTGGAATACCCCAAACTTGCGGCAAGGATTGAAGTCATACAAAGGAAGCTGAG GAATTTTACGGGAGAAGATTTAGGACCCTTAAGCTTGAGAGAGCTTCAAAATTTGGAGCAACAGCTTGATACAGCTCTTAAGCGCATAAGAACAAGAAAG AACCAACTCATGCATGAATCCATTTCAGAGATGCACAAGAAG CAAAAGGCACTACGGGAACTAAACAACTCGCTAGCAAAGCAg GTCAAGGAGAATGGAAAGATGCTTGAGGAAGAGCATGATCAGGTGCAGGTAGTAGGGCGGCAGCAGCAAACTAACCAAGGCCGCCACAACTCATCCACCCTCATGCTAATGCCGCCACCCCAACCCCCATCGACACCATCACTACCTACTTCTCGAAGCaccag AAAACCATGCAGTGGGGGATTCCAGGCAAGAGGAGCAACGGACGGTGATTACGAGGGAAGACCTCGGCCACCTGCTGCTAAAAACACACACATGCCACTGTGGATGCTTTCGCCATTTGGATGA